A region from the Panicum hallii strain FIL2 chromosome 1, PHallii_v3.1, whole genome shotgun sequence genome encodes:
- the LOC112885387 gene encoding RING-H2 finger protein ATL73-like gives MQLHTKSYCCLQSCLLPIYTASSSARQKLTLTFLQSSELQKCLCRQEKRIGFNWGGRVGVRESITSGGEASMQEGYVFSRRALLLRSYGENAAASQVVAGQDAPPAADVAGSGGGVSAGNSFDANVVMILAVLLCALICALGLNSIVRCALRCSTRMSPPGGAPRQQPAAGEPGLSVARLAQAGARRKALRAMPTLVYSAGLLPLQAAGGGGGPVCAICLAELEPGERVRVLPKCNHGFHVRCVDRWLLARSTCPTCRQSLFAAPHKGSGCADTGAGAEPPVRAFLVPLRPEGFVTPYDF, from the coding sequence ATGCAGCTACACACCAAATCTTACTGCTGCCTGCAATCTTGCttgctgcctatatataccgcTTCTAGTTCAGCACGGCAGAAACTTACTCTTACATTCTTGCAGAGTTCAGAGTTGCAGAAGTGCCTTTGTAGACAAGAGAAACGGATCGGGTTCAACTGGGGAGGAAGAGTTGGCGTCAGAGAGAGTATCACGAGTGGAGGTGAAGCAAGCATGCAAGAAGGGTACGTGTTCTCGAGGAGGGCGTTGCTGCTGCGCAGCTACGGGGAGAATGCTGCCGCGAGCCAGGTGGTGGCCGGGCAGGACGCTCCTCCGGCGGCCGACGTCGCCGGGAGCGGCGGAGGCGTTAGCGCCGGCAACAGCTTCGACGCGAACGTGGTCATGATCCTGGCCGTGCTCCTGTGCGCGCTCATCTGCGCGCTGGGGCTCAACTCCATCGTGCGGTGCGCGCTCCGGTGCTCGACCCGGATGTCGCCGCCCGGCGGCGCGCCGCGGCAGCAGCCGGCCGCGGGGGAGCCGGGGCTGTCGGTGGCGCGGCTGGCGCAGGCGGGCGCGCGGCGGAAGGCGCTGCGCGCGATGCCGACGCTGGTGTACTCGGCGGGGCTGCTGCCGCtgcaggcggccggcgggggcggcgggcccGTGTGCGCCATCTGCCTGGCCGAGCTCGAGCCCGGGGAGCGCGTGCGGGTGCTGCCCAAGTGCAACCACGGCTTCCACGTCCGCTGCGTCGACCGGTGGCTGCTGGCGCGATCCACGTGCCCGACGTGCCGGCAGTCGCTGTTCGCCGCGCCGCACAAGGGCTCCGGCTGCGCCGACACCGGTGCCGGCGCCGAGCCGCCCGTGCGGGCGTTCCTCGTGCCGCTCCGGCCGGAAGGTTTCGTCACGCCGTACGATTTTTAG